One window from the genome of Hydractinia symbiolongicarpus strain clone_291-10 chromosome 1, HSymV2.1, whole genome shotgun sequence encodes:
- the LOC130641737 gene encoding 4-aminobutyrate aminotransferase, mitochondrial-like, whose product MATISSNAALKRVLLQACLNSSKCTTVPAKTIATLCPEDGVFTGPSMKTEVPGPKSKEKIAALSKYKRTEQMHMIGDFEKSKGNYFVDVDGNVYLDVFQQISSLPLGYNHHALAETAKSPAVQNGLLNRSAQGFCPDKDMLERMENTLMKVAPKGTIAQQMMCGSCANENALKAAFMRYNAIRRGCYEPTELELETCMQGKGPGSPEDLCILSFTSGFHGRTLGTLAVSHSKALHKFDMPAWPWPVAPFPKLKYPLEEHVEENQEEEMRCLDQMNRVIKESNERGLYVAGVIVEPLQSEGGDNHASANFFAGVQAIAKQYNAAFIVDEVQTGGGCSGKWWMHETWNLPSPPDMVTFAKKMLIGGFYFSEEFMPKHTMRIFNTWIGDPVRAAMLETVINVVESDGLLQRTQKSGAAILQNLYELQKLYPDLIFDARGVGNLCAVSCENTEIRNNLVAHLRGLGLQIHGCGDFAVRFRPALIFTEKHAALSADIFDTALSTLRQKMRSKV is encoded by the exons ATGGCAACTATATCTTCTAACGCAGCTTTGAAAAGAGTTTTACTTCAAGCATGTCTTAACTCATCAAAATGTACCACAGTACCAG cTAAAACGATAGCAACTCTGTGTCCAGAAGATGGAGTGTTCACAGGACCATCTATGAAAACCGAAGTTCCTGGGCCGAAATCCAAG gAAAAAATCGCCGCACTTTCAAAGTACAAG AGAACTGAGCAGATGCACATGattggagattttgaaaaaagcAAAGGAAATTATTTCGTTGACGTGGATGGCAACGTTTACCTGGATGTGTTCCAACAAATATCATCTTTGCCTTTAG gataCAATCATCATGCGCTTGCAGAGACAGCGAAAAGTCCTGCAGTTCAG aaTGGACTTTTGAATAGATCTGCACAAGGCTTTTGCCCCGATAAAGACATGTTAGAAAGAATGGAGAATACTTTAATGAAG GTAGCACCTAAAGGCACCATAGCACAACAGATGATGTGTGGCTCATGTGCAAATGAAAACGCGCTTAAGGCCGCCTTTATGAGATACAAC GCTATTCGACGAGGATGTTATGAACCCACTGAATTAGAACTGGAAACTTGCATGCAGGGCAAAGGTCCAGGATCTCCTGAAGACTTATGCATATTGTCTTTTACCTCAGGATTTCATGGACGCACCTTAG GCACTCTAGCTGTCTCTCACTCCAAAGCACTTCACAAGTTTGATATGCCTGCTTGGCCCTGGCCTGTCGCACCGTTTCCTAAGTTGAAGTATCCGCTAGAAGAGCATGTGGAAGAAAATCAAGAAGAAGAAATGAGATGTCTTGATCAA ATGAATCGAGTTATAAAAGAATCCAACGAAAGAGGACTGTATGTAGCAGGAGTTATAGTTGAGCCACTCCAATCTGAAGGAGGCGACAATCATGCAAGCGCTAATTTTTTTGCTGGCGTACAAGCTATCGCGAAACAG TACAATGCTGCATTCATCGTGGACGAAGTACAAACTGGTGGTGGTTGCAGTGGGAAGTGGTG GATGCATGAAACGTGGAATCTCCCTTCACCTCCTGACATGGTAACATTCGCAAAGAAAATGCTCATTGGTGGATTTTACTTCTCCGAAGAATTTATGCCAAAACAT ACTATGAGGATATTTAACACCTGGATAGGAGATCCGGTACGCGCCGCCATGTTGGAAACCGTAATAAATGTGGTGGAGAGTGATGGCTTATTACAAAGGACACAAAAATCAGGGGCAGCTATTCTGCAAAATTTATATGAGCTACAA aaactttACCCTGATCTTATCTTCGATGCAAGAGGTGTTGGTAACTTGTGTGCAGTTTCATGCGAAAACACAGAGATTAGAAACAATCTAGTGGCGCATCTTCGTGGTCTAG GTTTACAAATCCATGGTTGTGGTGATTTTGCAGTGCGTTTCCGTCCAGCattaatttttactgaaaaacATGCTGCATTGAGCGCAGACATCTTTGATACAGCGTTATCGACACTACGGCAAAAAATGCGCTCAAAGGTCTAA